The genomic DNA CAACAATGATAAGAATAATTAAAGAAAACAGCATCATATCATTTGAAAGCACTTGTGTTACAACAGAACTATCCATTTATTAACCTCCAATTTTTATAAACTAGTTTAATAATAAAATATTATATAAACTTTATTAGATATAAAATTAATTATTTATTCAAGAAGGTAAAAATTTATGATAGAATCATACATACAAGCTGGAAAACTGGCTTCTAAAATTAGGAGTGAAGCTTCAAAGATGATTACAGACGGAGCTTTGGTTTTGGACTTAGTAACTTATGTAGAAAATGAAATATTAAAAAATGGTGCTGAAATTGCATTTCCATGTAATGTATCAATCAACGAATATGCCGCACATTACACCTCCCCTGCAGGAGATGAGACCAGATTTAAAGCAGGTGACATGGTCAAATTAGATTTAGGAGCAATGATAGACGGATACATAGCTGACACAGCAATAACTGTACTGGCTAGTGGAAATATGGATGAATACTATACCCAAGATCAGATTAACTTACATGAAGAAATAATTGAAGCATCAGCTGCAGGCCTTGAAGCTGCAATTGCAACCGTTAGAGCAGGCGTTGAAATCTCAAAAATAGGTGCGGCAGTGCATGAGGCAATATCCGAGTATAATCTAAATCCTATATTCAATCTCATGGGCCACAGTTTAGAACAGAATAATTTACATGCAGGAATATCCATTCCAAATTACGACAATAACGATAATTTTAAATTAGATGAAGGCCAGGCAGTAGCTATTGAACCGTTTGCAACTAACGGAGAAGGTATTGTTAATGATGCACCGGGACACTACATATTTTCCTATTTGGCCAATAAACCATTTAGAATGAAAAGTACTCAAAAAGTTTTAAAATACATTCAGCACAATAACAGATATGTCCCATTTTCCGGAAGATGGATTACAGATGAATTCGGTGAAAGAAAAGGTGCAATTGCCCTAAAACAGTTATCCGATGCAATGGCAATATACCCATATGCGCCGCTTCGTGAAAAACAGGACTGCTTTGTAAGTCAAAAAGAACATACAATAATCGTTGAAAAAGAAGGTTGTACAGTTACAACTATTTAAAATTAAAAAAAAGGAGTTTAAAACTCCTTAAGCTCTTACTGCATATCTATAAAATTGAGCAGTGGCTTTTGCCTTTCCATATGATGCAACAACATTGAATTTGCCTGTTTTCAAAGGTGTCTTCAATGTGAAAGTTGCAATTCCTTTTTTATTTGTTTTTGCAGTATAAGTTTTTTTATTGAATTTTACTTTGACTTTTTTATTTTTTGATATCTTACCTTTATTATCAAGCAATTTAACCTTAAATTTAAAGGTTTTTGAAAGCTTTTTAGCGCCGAATTGAGTTAAAGGAATTAAAGTAGGCTTAACAATTACCTTATTAACGACTAAAAAATCCTTATATTGTGCAGTTACAAGATAAGATCCAGGCTGGAAATTAATTTTTAATTTTGCATATCCATTCTTATCTGTCTTAATAGTGTGTTTTTTGAAGTTCACTGTAAAAGTAACTTTTTGATTAGCTTTTACCGGTTTTCCATCATCACCGTATACACGAACAGTATAAGACTTTCCACTGTTAAAGTAGACCTTGCAATCCTTATTTCCAGTTAAAACATCAAATACGTTGATAGTATCGCTTTTAATATCTGAAGTTACGATATTCATCAGATAAAGTGTGTGGGAACCTTTATTCAAAGGCAATAGAAATAGGGCAACACCATTAGAGTCGGTTGTAGCATTGACACCTACAAACAGAGAATCAACACCGCAATATACAATAGTGTCTTTTAAAGGAGTTCCATCCTCATCTAAAAAAGTTGCAGAGTATTCGACTCCATTAGAATATCTTTTGGTGACGTTGCCTGTTTTAATACTGGTTGAATTGTCATTTACTGCATCTGAATAATCAACAGAAAGTGCAGTATCATCACCATTTGAAGTGGATATAAGACCATCATCCACTGAATCAGAAATTATATCAGTGCTGTTTTCATCCGCCGCAAAGGATACGCTAACAGACAATAGAACAGCGAAAATCATGAAAAATAAGAAATATTTATTTAATTTAATATTATCCCCCCATGTAATGCATATATTACAACATTGGGAGTACAATTATATAAAGTTAATGATTAAAAAAAGAGAAAAAAAGAAAGAAGAAAAATTAGTATTCCACAGGAAGTGGTAATCCTAATTTAGCTCTTCTTTCACGTTCTTTGCCGTTTTTGTCTTTTTTACCTTTAGCTAATTTTTCAAGTAAAGGAAGACCTGGTTTTACATCGTCCATTGGTTTTGTTTCAATTAAACCAGCGTCAACAGCAGCTTTGAATATAGATTCACCGTCATCAGTTCTGGTTAAAACAGTGGACCATCCGTCAGGGGATCCTACAGAACCGGTTGATACGTCAGCCCATTCAGCAACATAATCCATACAGATGTTACATCCAGCTTGTTCGTATCCGTGGGTTTCTTTAATAGCTAAACCTGAGTCTTCGCCATCTTTAGTTAACCAGAATTTTCCTTTTCCAATGTCCATTTTAGTAGCATCGGTTAAGCTGTCAAATCCTAATTTTGCGGTTGCAAAAGTGTCAAGAGAAGCCATAGGGAAGTTTTCCATACAGTAGATACCGATGATTAATTTGATTTTGTCAGCGACAAATCTTGATAATGGATAAGCTTGTGCTTTTCTTAAACCTTGGGTTTGACATGGAGTTGCAACAACACCAACTTTTTCTAATCCGTATTGACGGGTTGCTTCTTTTACAGCAGATAAGGTTGGGGACATTGAGTATTTGGTTCCTGCAGCTGCAATAACTTCATCAGATGAGGTTACTACAGTAGGAATAGGTCTCCAATCTTCATCAGGAGTTCCAGCTACAACAGCACCTTCAATGATTCCTTCATCGAGTGCGTAACAGAGTAATGCTGAAACAATTCCTCCGTCTTGTGATACTTCTAAAATTTTGCTATCAGTAGATCTAGCAGATAATGCTTCTTTGTAAGTACCTAATGGCATGTTCAATCCTCCTATAATCCTGTTTCCTTTTTAATTTCTTTTATAGGTAACCATGCTCTTGGGCACATTGCATAACATGATCCACATTTAATACATCTGTCCCTATCACAACTAGGTCTACCTTCAGAAAAGCCCATAGCTCTTGTTGGACAAGCTAGAGCACAAGTTCCACATCCAGAACATAATCCATTACGGATAATGTTAGTTAATACATCACAGCCGCATCCGGTGTTACAAGCAGCTTTATCAATAGCTGGTTGTAAGTATTCTAAGTTACCTTCACATAATGCGACAACTGCTTTTGCAATCATTTCAGGTGCTACAGGACAACCAGGAAGTGCTAAATCAACTTTAACTAATGAACTAACAGGTACGAAAGATTCGTGTTTAGGTTGTGCTTGTTGACCTCCACGTGCGAAGGTTGTGAAACAACCGGTCATAGCACAGGAACCGAATGCACAAATTAAAGCGGATTTTTTCCTTGCTTCTTGAATTTCGTGAAGACTGTGTTCATCTTGTAAACAAACGGATCCTTCAATTAAACATAAGTCCATTTCAGGCATTTCTTCTGCGAAAGTACCGTGAATCCATTTATCAACTAAAGTTTGTCCGTATACAATGTCAACCATATCTGTTAAAACAGTGGATAAAATGTCGTAGTTTTCGGTTAAAGACATTGCATCACCAGTACAACCACTTAAGTGTATGTAACCAATACGTGGTTTTGCTGAAGCAGCTTTTTCTTCTGCAGGTGCAGATTCAACAGGTGTTTCTACAGGAGCAGCTTCAACTTTTTCTTCTACTTTTGGTTTTGCTGGTTCAGCTGAACCGCCAAAAGCTTTTTTCAATTTATCAAACATTATTTTACCCCGATTTCTTTTAAAATAAGATCAATAGCATTTGGAACTGCCTTTTCAACAGGTTCTGTTAAACCCAAATCAACATCCGGAGTTGGAATTTCTGCTGGTTTACAACCTACAACAACTACTTCACATTTCTGAGAAATTTCTTGAAGAGGTTCCTCAACTGTCATTCCGTGAGGATTATCATATTTCCCTTTTTGCATTACATTAGGATCAAATGTATCTACTGTTCCAGGTTCTGCATTAAATTCAACTACATCAACAACTATGAGTTTTTTCCAGTCATATTCAGAGTATAATGGGAAAAAGTTAGTTGGAGCAGCTGTTCCTCCGTCAACGAACTGAACAGAATCTGGCAAAGTTACATCTTCAAATTTTTCTTCAATTTGTTTTAAAATATCCTTGTCGAATTCATCCTCAACATATGCAGTAACCGCTGGGTCATAATAATCATTGGCATCATTGGTATATTTTTGTAAAAGATTTATAACAATTGGGCCAAACCCATCATCTTTAAATAATACGTTTCCACAACCAACAACAATAATCTCCGAATCGTAAGGCATTAAATTCCTCCAAAATAACTAGATTCTCACCATTTCATTTTTGAGAATGGATTTATCTTCATCGTCAACTACCATTACGTGAGTAGCACATGATAAACATGGGTCGTATGCTCTGATTACATGTGGACCAAACTCATGGTGGAATCCTTCGGTTGCAGGACCCATTGTTGGAATGTTCCAGGTAGTTGGTACAATTGCAGAGTAGAATTGAGTTTTACCTTCTACAACTTTTGCCATGTGTACATCAGTTCCTCTAGGACCTTCAATTACACCGAATCCAAGTTCTCCAGTTCCTCTTTTATCGTAACTTACGTTTGCAGGAGCGGAAGTGTCAAGTGCATCTAATGCTTCCATACATGCGTCATAGTTTTTGAGCATTTCGTCAGCACGAGCAACGTGTTGTGCGATTACACCTTTGTCTTTGAATCCTTGGAATTTTTCCATCCTTGCTCTAGGACCGGTTTCTACGTTTTTACCTTCCCATAAAGGAATTACAGAACATCCTCTTTTACCAATTTCTGGATCATCATACCATGCTTCAGGTAATACTTCAGAGAATTTATCCATATCAAATTCGTTAGTACCGTAAGTAGCATCCATAGCCATTAATGGTTGGTTAACTACACCTAAGTCTTTTGGTAAGCCTGCGTCGAGAACTAATCCTTTAATAAATTCAACGTGAGCTTCGAGTTTTGGTCTGAGTGCGGTCATTCTTTCGATTAATCTTTCTTTAGTGAATGGAGTAATGTTTCTTGCCATACCACCTACTCTGATATCTGCAGGGTGAATTCCTTCACCAGCACACATATCTACAACATATTGTACAGTTTTTCTGATTTCACTTACACTGTCAACTGCAGTTGCGAAATTACTTTCATTAGTAATATCTGGTGCAACTAAGAAGTGGTGAATTGCTGCACTGTTAATACCGTGTGCTGCTGCGATAGCTTTTCTTAACAATTTAGCAGCTGTAGGAATTTCAATTCCTAATGCCATGTCCATTGCTTCTGCGGAAGCTAATGTATGTGGAATTGGACAAACTCCACAGATTCTTTGACATAAAACAGGAGCTGTTTCAGGTGCTTTGTTAAGAACCATCTTTTCTAAACCCCTTACAGGAGTTATACTAAAATACATACCTTTTGTAACAATCCCTTCATCGTCAACTTCCATGACCAATTCGGCATGACCTTCTTGACGAGTTGTAGGGGATATAACTACTCTATCTTTCAAATATGTCACCTCAATTATTAGCAATTAGAAACTAACATTAAACATATATGTTTTTTATTATTAATAAGTGATGTTGTAAAACAAATATCGAAACATATATAAAATATAAAAATATATAATAATTTTATTATAATTTAAAGGAGGGAAAACATTGGATAAAGCAAACATTATAATTTCAATTATTATCGTATTATGTATTGCAGCTGCCGTAGCGGCATATGGTATAACCAATAGTGATAGTCCAATATTCTCTGATTTATCAAGTATGTCAGCTAGTAATAGCGGAGACGGACTTGGAAATAACACCACAAGTTTAAGTAATACAAGTAGCTCTGTAGCAGTGACAAATGGTGGAGCAAGTAGTAGTGGCTCAGGATCAAGTTCAGGATCTTCTTCATCCGGAAGTTACGGTGGAAGCAGTAACTCAGGTTCAAGTTACAGTGGAAGCAGTAGCTCAAGTTCAAGTTCTGATTCAGGTTCCAGTTCCAGTAGTACTCATTTATCATATTCTAGTGCTCAAAGTATTGCAAACAGTGCTGTAGGAGAACCTGGCTGTTATGCTGGAAGCGTATACTATTCCGGCGGATACTGGTATGCTACAATCTACGATGAAAACGGTAATGCTGTGGACGGCATTGTGATATCTGATGCTACCGGTAGTGTCAGTAGAGGATAGATTAACCTAATCTTTTCTTTTATTTTTTTAATAAAATAGATAACTATATATAATAAGAGAAATAGAACTATTATTGTTGTATATGTGGGGCCCGTAGCCTAGCTGGATAGGGCGTCGGACTTCTAATCCGAAGACCCCGGGTTCAAATCCCGGCGGGTCCGCTCCCAATACAATTAAAAACTTTTTTTGAAATTTTTTTATAGAATTTAATCAATTATGGGCTTGTAGCCTAGTCTGGAAGGGCGTAAGACTCCTAATCTTAAGATCGAGGGTTCAAATCCCTCCAAGTCCGTATTTATTTTTTTAAAAATTATCCAAAGTAATTATTTTTTCACTTTTTGGCTTTGCCGGAGGTTTATCAAGCAATATCTCACCGTATTTGCCCCCTCCTCCAGGAACAACATCAATTGTTCCATTTCTAAAAGCTTCGATAGCCCGTGAAACATTTGAATCTATTTTTTCAATATCATTAATCGCAACATTAATCAAAACATCTATTTCTGTTGAAAACTCATCAATCATCTTCTGCCATTTGCCCTGAACAGTTTTTGTTGTAACTCCCTTATCATAAACGGTTGATATAAGCTCGGCAAGAGGCATTAAATGGACATACGGAGGTCTGAAATCAGGATGTTTAGGTCGTTTAAAATCAGCAATTTCAGATATTCTAAAGTCAACTCCCTTTTTAATCCTTCCGCCACAACCACATTTCATATTATTTTCCTTTGCAACAACAGGATCAATCAATTTGTAGCATTTGGTACAGGCAGTCATATGATACTTCCCAAGATTTGGAAACAAACCGTAATTTGCTTTAACATCCTTATGTTTAATAGCCTTTTTAACTGATGAAAATGAAATATCTTCAAGCTCAATTTGATTAAATTCCCTACCTAATCTGTGTGGCCATGGAGAATGTGCATCGGAATTAGTTAAAAATACAAAATCCTTAAGTTCACCCACAGTATCTGCCATGAATGTATCTGCAGATAAACCTAACTCGACAAAATCCGGTTTTTTATCATAGCACTCGTAAATGCTATTAAAAGATTTATACATACCTGTCCATGGCGTAAATGCATGTGCTGGACCAATCAGACAATCATATTGTCGAACCAAATCCAATATTTCCGCACCGTCCAATTGTGTTTTTGGCCTGCCATCCTGATTTTTATTTTTAGAGGGTAACTTTTCAGACAGTTCCCTTGCAATATCAATAT from Methanobrevibacter sp. includes the following:
- the map gene encoding type II methionyl aminopeptidase, whose translation is MIESYIQAGKLASKIRSEASKMITDGALVLDLVTYVENEILKNGAEIAFPCNVSINEYAAHYTSPAGDETRFKAGDMVKLDLGAMIDGYIADTAITVLASGNMDEYYTQDQINLHEEIIEASAAGLEAAIATVRAGVEISKIGAAVHEAISEYNLNPIFNLMGHSLEQNNLHAGISIPNYDNNDNFKLDEGQAVAIEPFATNGEGIVNDAPGHYIFSYLANKPFRMKSTQKVLKYIQHNNRYVPFSGRWITDEFGERKGAIALKQLSDAMAIYPYAPLREKQDCFVSQKEHTIIVEKEGCTVTTI
- the frhB gene encoding coenzyme F420 hydrogenase subunit beta — translated: MPLGTYKEALSARSTDSKILEVSQDGGIVSALLCYALDEGIIEGAVVAGTPDEDWRPIPTVVTSSDEVIAAAGTKYSMSPTLSAVKEATRQYGLEKVGVVATPCQTQGLRKAQAYPLSRFVADKIKLIIGIYCMENFPMASLDTFATAKLGFDSLTDATKMDIGKGKFWLTKDGEDSGLAIKETHGYEQAGCNICMDYVAEWADVSTGSVGSPDGWSTVLTRTDDGESIFKAAVDAGLIETKPMDDVKPGLPLLEKLAKGKKDKNGKERERRAKLGLPLPVEY
- the frhG gene encoding coenzyme F420 hydrogenase subunit gamma produces the protein MFDKLKKAFGGSAEPAKPKVEEKVEAAPVETPVESAPAEEKAASAKPRIGYIHLSGCTGDAMSLTENYDILSTVLTDMVDIVYGQTLVDKWIHGTFAEEMPEMDLCLIEGSVCLQDEHSLHEIQEARKKSALICAFGSCAMTGCFTTFARGGQQAQPKHESFVPVSSLVKVDLALPGCPVAPEMIAKAVVALCEGNLEYLQPAIDKAACNTGCGCDVLTNIIRNGLCSGCGTCALACPTRAMGFSEGRPSCDRDRCIKCGSCYAMCPRAWLPIKEIKKETGL
- the frhD gene encoding coenzyme F420-reducing hydrogenase, FrhD protein, translating into MPYDSEIIVVGCGNVLFKDDGFGPIVINLLQKYTNDANDYYDPAVTAYVEDEFDKDILKQIEEKFEDVTLPDSVQFVDGGTAAPTNFFPLYSEYDWKKLIVVDVVEFNAEPGTVDTFDPNVMQKGKYDNPHGMTVEEPLQEISQKCEVVVVGCKPAEIPTPDVDLGLTEPVEKAVPNAIDLILKEIGVK
- the frhA gene encoding coenzyme F420 hydrogenase subunit alpha, encoding MKDRVVISPTTRQEGHAELVMEVDDEGIVTKGMYFSITPVRGLEKMVLNKAPETAPVLCQRICGVCPIPHTLASAEAMDMALGIEIPTAAKLLRKAIAAAHGINSAAIHHFLVAPDITNESNFATAVDSVSEIRKTVQYVVDMCAGEGIHPADIRVGGMARNITPFTKERLIERMTALRPKLEAHVEFIKGLVLDAGLPKDLGVVNQPLMAMDATYGTNEFDMDKFSEVLPEAWYDDPEIGKRGCSVIPLWEGKNVETGPRARMEKFQGFKDKGVIAQHVARADEMLKNYDACMEALDALDTSAPANVSYDKRGTGELGFGVIEGPRGTDVHMAKVVEGKTQFYSAIVPTTWNIPTMGPATEGFHHEFGPHVIRAYDPCLSCATHVMVVDDEDKSILKNEMVRI
- a CDS encoding endoglucanase, which translates into the protein MDKANIIISIIIVLCIAAAVAAYGITNSDSPIFSDLSSMSASNSGDGLGNNTTSLSNTSSSVAVTNGGASSSGSGSSSGSSSSGSYGGSSNSGSSYSGSSSSSSSSDSGSSSSSTHLSYSSAQSIANSAVGEPGCYAGSVYYSGGYWYATIYDENGNAVDGIVISDATGSVSRG
- a CDS encoding TIGR00375 family protein encodes the protein MLVNADFHIHSCFSMASSKDMLIKNMAPKSKLKGLQLLGTGDAFHPGWLDIIERSTVPTGEGIYSSDDMDFILTTEVEGKNKIHHLIIIPDIDIARELSEKLPSKNKNQDGRPKTQLDGAEILDLVRQYDCLIGPAHAFTPWTGMYKSFNSIYECYDKKPDFVELGLSADTFMADTVGELKDFVFLTNSDAHSPWPHRLGREFNQIELEDISFSSVKKAIKHKDVKANYGLFPNLGKYHMTACTKCYKLIDPVVAKENNMKCGCGGRIKKGVDFRISEIADFKRPKHPDFRPPYVHLMPLAELISTVYDKGVTTKTVQGKWQKMIDEFSTEIDVLINVAINDIEKIDSNVSRAIEAFRNGTIDVVPGGGGKYGEILLDKPPAKPKSEKIITLDNF